One Arachis hypogaea cultivar Tifrunner chromosome 18, arahy.Tifrunner.gnm2.J5K5, whole genome shotgun sequence genomic window, TGATGTGTTGGGGACCAAAATTCTGaaatcactatttatatttgagtgtgacacccattaaaccctaaaatctaaataaaatagtatctataattttattctcatttaatttcaaatcaaaagtaataatgacttattttattagtatttataacaataaatgagatcacttaTATAAGTCTTATAATATAAAATTGCTAATATGATTATGATCAATTATATGTATTGCCCGTAAATAGATTAGGAAATTATAATTTTCTAACAGAAATTCTAGCTAAGTGGTGAATCAACGCTTAGAAtataaactattaaaattaacCATGTTaggtatatactaaaattaactattaaaattagtcattgatataaaatatatgttagaatataaatatacattaaaaataaattaaacaatatatatatatatagtaataactgattttagtagttatttttaatttttaatgtacaaatataAATATGGACTACAAATTCTAAATAAATATAGGGTTTATAAAGAAaaacttttgctttttttttaataagtaaCACCATCTCAAAATATATGACTGCTCACTTGTTCAATATGTATTTcgatgagtttaattttaatatatttatgtataatacatttttatataataatacaatgtatttattatgatATGCTactttcatattatttttattatttatcttatttgtaatataaataaaatatgtgtATTATAATAAGATGTGTTATGGATAATTTCTTTTATTAGGTAAATGGAATTGTGACGGTAAAAAAATTGATGCTACATAAGTAGATCATTCACTTAAACAACAcaccaatttcttttttttattctcttattcttcTTATAAATTCAATGATTAGTAGTAAATATATCTTTGCTATAGTATTTATCTAAATACAAGTATAAGAGATAATAAGGACGGTTTCGTTTAAATGCGTATCCTACATTTTTACGTACTATGTACGTCTATCGTGTGGAGTTTTtggctaaaattaaaaaaaaaaaactctcattGATAAATATGTAAGAATTTAGTTTGAAAGAAACTGAGAACGTTGGatacaaatttttaatagtatataaaaattgatgatttcgatataataatttttagggtaaaaaattttaataaaccaaGGAGTCACTAATATTACACAATAATCCCAAATCAAAAAACGTTATGTATATGTCTTTAAACATAAATCTATGCAAATTCAATTTAGCTTCTCTAGTACTATATCGAATTAGTTTGATTCGAATTTATAGGAATAAAGACAAATCGAAATGGGTAGCTTCGATTTAGGATAAATAGCAGTATTAAACCAGTTTGCATCAGAATTTACGTGATTAAGTCAAACGAAAAAATGAGACATGGATCAACCAAAAGCATGTctctatataattcgaatcaaaggAATTCGAACTAAAAAgcttagtaattcgaatcaaccctGTTTGAATTAGTGAGGGAGTTTGCAGTGTGAATAATTCAAATCAACCTGTTCAAATTAGCGAGGGAGTTTACAGTGTGAATAGTTCGAATCACACTTATTCGAATCATGTAAGGTGAAGTTCGAATCAAAACGATTCGAATTATTGATGGGGAGTTCGAATCTATCTGATTCGAATTATGTGTATGTAATTTGAATTAAACCaattcgaataataataataataataataataataataataataataataataataataataataataataataataaggtttaaACATACTTTATTATATTaggttagataaaaattaaactatttaaataaataattcagtTTTAAAAGTCAAGTATTAGAATAACTTTTTGGGAAGTATTTATCATGTTATAAATTCATAATTATGTAAGTATGCGaaggatttattttttaaattacgtTTTTAAATTAAATGGCTTTCAATGTTATTAGATTGTCTTATTTTTAAATCGGTCAattcattttatatttatatattgtaattatttattttgtaacaagtacaactaaaattttaataacaattattaaattaaacattgttACGATGAAATATTTGTTAGGATCGCGGGAAATAGTGCTAGCTACTGGGGAGCGGTTCCAAATTTGAAAAACTTCTGGACAGAAGATAATGTCATGCATCGGTGTCTCCGGCGCCGATTGACAGCGGGGACAAAGGCTGCTAACATGTGGTAATTTCTCGTTCAATTTTGCTTTAACTGCAATGCCTTCATGAACTAATCTCCAAGCAAATAATTTGACCTTTGGTGTTACTCTCATTTTCCATAAGGTCTTCCACATTTCTGAGTCTGCATATCGGGGATGGAGTGAATTCACTGGAGGGTGAAAGAATTGGTATGTTATACTATACCCAGATTTTACCGAGTACTCCCCTGAGTTGTTATTGCACCATATAATCGAGTCTTCCTCTTCTGTAATAGgaatttgttgaatttgctgAGCTGTGTCTAGTGGGAAGGCTTCCATAAGGAGTTGTTGATTCCATTCTCCCTCGGGTGTGATTAGCTGTCTAACCCAAGTAAGCGATTCATCTCTGCATTCATTAACTGCAATGCGAAATGGTGGTTGGTCCCCAAACCATGGGTCTTCTCTATTCTGACAGATCCCTGAATTGAAACTTTGCACTTAACTCCTTTCTCCAGAATTTTCCTTCCTTCCAAAAGACTCTGCCAAGTCCAGGATGGTCGATTTTCTGGTTTGGCTTCTAGATAAGAACTGTATCTGAAGTACTTATTCCTGAAGATTTTGTAGAAAAAAGAATGTGGTTTAGTCATCAGCCTCCATCCTTGTTTAGCTAACATAGCTAGATTGAATGCCTTTAGGTCCTTAAACTCCATAGCCCCGAAATTCTTTTCTCTGGTCATAGTGTCCCAACTGATCCATTGCATCTTCTTGTCATTCTGTTTCTGTCCCCACCAAAATTGCATCATCATTCGGTGCAGTTCATCCAAGAGGGTATCTGGGAGTTTGAAACAGCCCAGAGTATAATTGGTATAGCTGAACTCACTGCTTTGATCAACACCTCCCTTCCACTAGCAGATAGAAATGATTTCTTCCAATGCGAGAGCTTCTTCGCCACCTTTTCTTTTATAAAAGTAAATGTTTCTTTTTTGGATCTGTGTACTATGGAGGATAGCCCCAAATATTTATCCTGCGTCCCAATATTTGGGACTTCCAAAGATGCCGCTAGTTCAGTTCTGATGGGTAAAGGGGTGTTTTTGCTGAAAAACACAGCAGACTTGGAGAAATTAATTTGTTGTCCACTTAGTCTACCATATAGTTGGAGAATTCGTGATAGATTAGAGCAGTTGTATTGGGTAGCTTTACAAAATAAGAGTGAATCGCCGGCAAATAGGAGATGATGAATAGTCGAACATCTACTGTTCAATCCCAGTCCTTGAAAGAGGTTATTCTGTTCTCCTTTGTGGAGCAGATATGATAGACCCTCTGCGCAGAAAAGAAATAGATATGGTGAGAGGGGGTCTCCTTGTCTGAGACCCCTACTTGATTTGAAAAAAACAGTTGGTGTACCATCTACAATAACAGAATATGATATAGTAGAGACACAAGCCTTCATCCATTCAATCCACTTTGAGCAAAAATCCAACTTCTTCGTAATAAACCACACAAAACTccattccaccctatcatatgccttactcatatcaACCTTTATCGCCATGTCGTTTCCCCCATGGGTTTTATTCTTTAGAAAATGCATGCATTCATGAGCCACAAGAATGTTGTCGCTAATGAGTCTTCCCCGAATAAAAGCACTTTGATTGTCGCTTATTAACATACTCATAAAAGGTTGAAGTCGATGAACTAGAACTTTCGAGATAATTTTGTAGAAGACTGTGCTGAGACTGATTGGTCGAATTTGATTCATAGAAGTAGCTTGAGTCACTTTAGGTATCAAACAAATTTGGGTGTAGTTAAATCCCTTTAGAATATTGCTGCCACTAAAAAAACTTCTCACAGCCTTTCATACATCCCCTCTAATCCTGCCCTAATAGAACTGATAAAATTTTGCGGTGAATCCGTCGTCTCCTGGGGCGGCTTCTACATTAATGGAAAATGTAGCCCTTTTAATTTCATCATCTGAGACTGGTTTAGTTAGACTCCTATTCATTTCAAAAGAAACTTTGAGTCTAAGTTTGGTGAAAAATTGAGAGGGATCTTCTGGATTATTGCTTTCAAATAGATCAACAAAAAACCTCTGTGCCCTGTAGCCAATTGCCTCGGGTGTGGTACACCAATTTCCCTCTTTATCCTCTAATTTTCatatcttgtttcttctatttctggACTGATTTTTTGCATGAAAAAACTTGGTATTTTGATCTCCCCATTTTAGCCAGCTCACTCTTGATTTTTCTTTCCAGTAGCGTTCCTCACTAATGTGGGCGGCAGCTAGTTCATCTTCTAATAATAGAATCTGTTCTTTGTCTGCTGCTGTTGGGTCTGTCTTGGCCACTGATAATAGTGCTTTCAGCTCGTCTATCTTCTTTTTAGAGTTACTTGTTCCAGCTGATTGCCATTTAACCAGTTCATGTCTACACTTCTTTAATTTCTGAAACAGTTGATACATTGATGAACCTGGAAAAGAAGTCAGCCATGCCTCAGATACAATTTTATCAACCTCTGCCATTCCACACCATCTCTCTTGAAATCTGAAGCGCCTCTTGCCCTTATGTGTTGTCTGATTAGTGCACATCAGGAGCGGTCTGTGGTCTGATCCTGTGTCTTCTAAGTGAGTAACATTGGCCAAGGATACTCCTCTCTTAGTTTAGGAGATAGGAGTCCTCGGTCTAGTCTTTCTCGAATAGCACTATCTTGACAACTTCGATTCCACCAGGTAAACTTATCACCATTAAAACTCATATCTATCAATTGTCCTCTGTTGATAAAGTCTTGAAAAGATTGGATTGATTGAGCTGATTTCTTCCTTCCTCCCTGTTTTTCTTGATTAGACAAAATTGCATTGAAATCACCAATTATTAAGTGCCATTCTCCCCTATTCTCCATAAGATTTAGCAGCACCTcatattggttattgtgaatgtGATCAGAGCTGTGTAAATGTACTGTAAAGACTTCCCAAATCAGCTGTCTTTCTTGATCCTCTATGGAAAAAAGGATGAAAAACTCCTCAGCTTTTACCACTTCCACCTTTACACCCTCTTTCCATGCAAGCGCTAGTCCACTAGCCGTTCCATTAGGATTCACAGTGAAGATTTCCTGATAACCACAATTTCTCAACTGCCTTTCAACATAAGAGGGTTGTTGTTTAGTTTCACACAAAAACAACACCTTTGGAGAATGGAAATTCTTAATCCCTTTGATGTTGTGAATTGTCAGGGGTTTCTCCAAACTCCGACAATTCCACATGAGCATCTTCATGGCCCTTGGAGTGCCGCTTTTGGGATGGCACCCTGTAACCCTTCAGAAACCTCAATTGCATAACCAGTTCCTTCATGGTCTGTCTCATTTTCTCTTTGCTCAGAGCTCATTTTTATTCCAATGATTGGTTCAATAGAATCCCTCACCTCTGTCCTTCTTGCTAACTGTTTGATTTTCTGTTTCTTCTTGCACCTTTCTAAACTTTTGTCATTGGTTCCCAGTTGAAAGCCTCCTATTCCTCCTATATTCAACTGATATGAAATTATTCacttttattttactaattatatACTGGCCAAAATAAAGTTACTGTCCTAGACTTTATTAAAAAAACCGTCGAATTCTtcatgttttttaaaaaatagtccGTATAATTTGTTTCTGATCATTTTTTATGTCACGCGAATAATTTTTTAAACCTAGACATAATAACTCCTCAAATTCATCacttatgaatgcttttaatacCTCACTCTCATATGAGTTATTGATCCACCCAAGTATATGGTCTTGAATTTATTTTGAGAATGGTCGAATTCTTAGCTGGTATCCACTCCCTTAATCTAATGATCTAGAtttattttcatatcttttattttttatactatttaaaaaagtTAACTTCCTTTTATTAATTGGTTTTAGAAATAGTTTAATCCAAACATGTTTGTTGTgagaataatattaattatacaaaaaatattatatacacaaaaaaattaattattatttaattataaatatatattatttaatttatttttaatatatattttatatttcaatatataattaattatttatatacacaTAACATAATTGAAtggtatataactatatatagaTAATAGATAATTATGATAGATCCAAATAGGTAAAATATTTAAGTGACCAGCTATCTTTTCTTTTGTTGGTAAAAGAATCATAGCAATTTGATTGAACTGTTTTTATCTCAGCGagatcaaaatcaaataaatttttaattataattttaaaattcaaattttgaattaattaaatatcaTCCTACTTAGTAGAACATTACTGGCATCTCTCATCTTTCGGGATTGTTCCAATAAATATATGTAACTGACTGAGTATACATCTTATCTCTAGTATACACTCCTTCAACGCAGTTCAAATCAGAAGGAGTGAACGCACATTATGGCAGCGGAGACCATGAAGAACGTCAACGCAGACCCAGAGATGGCGAAATCAGACGAGGAACTGAaacaagatgaagaagaagtatCTCCAATTGAGGAAGTGAGACTCACTGTATCCAACATGGACGACCCAACCCAGCCAGTTTGGACCTTCCGTATGTGGTTCCTGGGGCTTATCTCTTGCTGCCTCCTCTCCTTCCTGAACCAGTTCTTCGCCTACAGGGCGGAGCCTCTCGTCATTACGCAGATCACGGTGCAGGTGGCCACACTGCCGATAGGGCGATTCATGGCCAGAGTCCTCCCCACCACGAAGTTCGGGATAGGGTCAAAGAAATTCTCGTTGAATCCGGGACCTTTCAACATGAAGGAGCACGTGCTGATTACCATATTTGCGAACGCCGGCACCGCCTTCGGGTCGGGGTCGCCGTATGCGGTGGGGATCGTGAACATCATCAAGGCGTTCTACGGAAGGTCGATCTCGTTCTTGGTTGCATGGCTGCTGATCATCACTACTCAGGTGTTAGGATACGGGTGGGCAGGGTTGCTGAGGAAGTATGTGGTGGAGCCAGCTCATATGTGGTGGCCCGGCAACCTTGTCCAAGTCTCTCTTTTCCGGTACCTATCTCTTTCATTCACGATTTCTCTTAGCTAGCATTAATGGATTATACTTTCTTTCCAATCCACTCTGAAAACCCTAAACTTCTCTACTGTTCACTGGTAGTGGTACCTGTTAGCTGTTAGGGCCAGGGGTAGCTATTCGTAATTTTCATTAAcactgaaatttgaatttattcaaataatatagCAATTTTTATTATCTCATAACTTTGACtggtttttaatgaaaaaaaattcgTTTCAActcataatattataaaatataaattaattaattaaattaattgaaataaaaatatctGTTTCTatattatagaaaataaattCATCAAATATAATTATCTTTGATATTTATCACCAAAATGAATATGATTGAGTGATCAGTTAGATTTTTTTCACTAACTAACTTTATCTAATATTAACAAAAGAGGAATGTTAGGGAcggcaatttttgtgatttgtaactatTAAATAGCTATTAAGATGATTTTAATTGTGTGAGATTGGTGTAAAATTTCATTCAatagctcacttttctttgctgattACATGCTAGtcaaaatttaacaaagttgctggcccctagacttttccttaacaaaaatcattttttttacttttactcactcactcacttaaatcttattatttaacttagttAGATTTTGctcataaaaaatttatgtgtataGTATTTCTATATTATAAATTCTCTTTtatagataataataatagtcacatatatatataaacatatgctatatttgtttctttccttctttagtcaccaaaaaaaaaatatgctatatttgtttgaagaaaaaaagatattttaggcTGATATATTTGGATAATCATCTACTAATTCATAAAAGTAcagattttttatatgaattagtGTGTACATCAAAAAGTACTCAAATTATTAGTATatcatttcttctatttttttttctttggggaACAAgtaattgaatttattttatagataaatttaatttttatacacttaacatcataaaaagaatttaatcatatattatattaaaataataaaaactcaattgataattgagaatggtttgattaaattttaaacatactcttaaggaaaagtatagttaaacaatgaaaatattaaacaatataaacaatagatatatcggatgttcattttactagtgtacggatggttattttaatattaaaatttagagagtTAAATTAGAGGTGTAGTGTGTTTTGATTTGATTGGTGATTGTTAATATTGTTCAATAAAATCATTGTCCTCCTAGCATTCCCCTACTCTTAATTATGAATTTGTGTATAATGTGCTTACAGTGTATCAGATACTAACACATGATTAAACTAACACAGAGCTCTGCATGAGAAAGAAGATGGAGGCAGAACTTCAAGGGCAAAGTTCTTCTTCATTGCTCTACTCTGCAGCTTCTTATGGGCCGTGGTCCCTGGATACTTGTTCCAGACCCTCACAAGCATTTCATGGCTCTGCTGGGTGTTCTCCAAGTCAGTCACCGCTCAACAGATTGGCTCAGGCATGAACGGTTTGGGCTTGGGAGCCCTCACTCTGGATTGGTCCGCCGTTGCTTCCTTCTTGTTCAGCCCTCTCGTCTCACCATTCTTCGCCATTGTCAACGTCTTTGTGGGCTATGCATTAATCGTCTATGCCGTCATCCCTATTACTTATTGGGGCTTCAACGTCTATGGTGCAAATAAGTTCCCCATTTTCTCCTCCTCCTTGTTCACAGCACAGGGCCAAGAATACGATATACGCTCCATTGTAAATAACAAATTTGAATTGGATGTTGCAAAGTATCTCAAGACGGGTCCAATTCATCTTAGCGTCTTCTTTTCTCTTACTTACGGTTTTGGATTTGCCACTATTGCCGCCACCCTTACCCATGTTGTTTGCTTCTACGGAAAGGAGATTATGGAGCGGTATCGTGCTTCGAGCAACGGCAAAGAAGATATCCACACGAAACTGATGAAGAAATACAAAGACATACCATCTTGGTGGTTTTATGTGATGCTGTTTGTAACGCTTGTGGCTTCTCTCTTACTATGCATCTTAGGGAAAGAACAGGTTCAGATGCCATGGTGGGGACTTGTGTTTGCCTGTGCCTTAGCCTTTGCTTTTACTCTCCCAATCAGCATCATTACTGCCACCACAAACCAGACACCCGGGTTGAATATCATTACTGAGTATATCTTTGGACTCATTTACCCCGGAAGACCAATAGCAAATGTGTGCTTCAAAACATACGGTTATATAAGCATGTCTCAAGCAGTCTCCTTCCTTAGTGATTTCAAGCTTGGCCACTACATGAAAATCCCTCCGAGATCAATGTTCTTAGTTCAGGTATGTATGtcattatttcttttcttttttgttgtattttaatGCGCTTAATTCATTGACTTGTGAAAACTCTGTACAGTTCATTGGAACAGTTCTTGCTGGAACCATCAACATTGGTGTGGCATGGTGGTTGCTAACTTCTGTTGAGAACATATGTCACAAGGATCTACTTCCCAAAGACAGTCCCTGGACATGTCCCAGTGACAAGGTTTTCTTTGATGCATCAGTTATTTGGGGTCTAGTTGGACCTAAGAAGATATTCGGTTCCAAAGCAGAATACTTTGCAATGAATTGGTTCTTCCTTGGAGGTGCAATTGGCCCCATCATAGTTTGGTTATTGCACAAGGCATTCCCCAAGCAGTCATGGATTCCCTTGATCAACCTCCCAGTTCTCCTTGGGGCAACGGGGATGATGCCGCCGGCCACGCCAGTGAACTACAATGCATGGGTTTTGGTTGGAACGGTGTTCAACTTCTTTGTGTTCCGTTACAGGAAGAAGTGGTGGCAGAGGTACAACTATGTTCTATCAGCAGCGCTTGATGCCGGGGTTGCCTTTATGACTGTGCTGCTTTACTTTGCTCTCAACATGGAGAATAGGAAATTGGATTGGTGGGGAAATGGTGGGGAGCACTGTGACTTGGCAACATGTCCCACTGCTAAGGGCATAGTCGTTGATGGTTGCCCTGTCTTTTAATTTTCACCCTCTCTGTTAGTTTCCATTTCAAATTCAAGTTTCCATTAGGACCTGGTTTTTAGTTTGCATTTAAGTTTTGTATAGTTTCTATTGTGTTTCTCTCTGTCTTTCTAATGAAATTAAATTATGGATTGTTTAACTCTGATCTTGTTATATTGTGCGGCTCTAATATTATTGCGGACACAACTAAAAATGtatatattaaataaaggaaTCCATGTAAAAATTACATGGATGGTATTCAAGTAACTTTCACTCTACGTTCCACACCCCTGTTTGTTTTACACGCGCTTCTTATAATTTATATAACGAATCCTTATTTTGCGTTATCAACGTTTTTTAATGTAAACTTTTTCATACAACTtaaacccctttcttcttctccttctccatcTTCTTCAACCTAATTAAATTCGTTGTTCTCCTCTTTCACGTTTTTTTCTTTGCATTATGGATCTGGATTGATTCAATGCAATTATCTTCGTCGTTCATCTTCTTCGTTTTTTTCTTCGATCTGCACTTTTGAATTGgaacaatgaatgaatcaacttcaaatcagttgaatgagtgcgATTTTGATGATTCTTCTCAAACGcatcaatttgatgaggtttggattattgaattctGAATCGAATTTAATggaatgaaatttttaattttatttgaagtgaattgaatggaCTGAGATGATCTACATCtgaattgaattcaattgaattgataatatgtaactgtGAGTAATTGTGAGTATCAGTAATTGTGAGTAACTCTGAGTAAATGTGAGTAACTTTTCGGTTCGATAAGTACTAAAGAGGTGGTTCATCACTTTTATGTTTTCGGTTCGGTCCACAGAAAGGAGTCTAACAAAAATTAGACCAATATGTTCTGTTTTCTTCCCTAagcactatataattgtttcaccgtaattaagatttcggttcaccatgagtactgtattcggttcattctgcactattcaaaactcttcttcctcaccttctactgcttcttcaccagagagaaggaggaaaagataaaaaaatacagcagcaacaacaacaaaagaatgacgatagggtttcagggtttagagttttagggtttagggtttatgggttcagggttcagtatacaggggttcagtgtgtttcaaACTTTCGATTCACTCCGTATATTAATTTTGGTTCACCGTGTtcatggttgagggtttagggtttaggggtctaGAGTTTAGGATTCAGAGTTTAGCATTTAGGGTTCAGAGTTcagtgttcagggtttagggtttagcgttcAGGGTTCAGAGTTCAAAGTTCAGGGTTcgagttcagggtttagggtttaggttttagggggtaggatttagggtttaggttttagggttttagggatttaggatttatgggttcagggttttggttttagtgtttagggttcagtgtttaggggttcataattttttggtaaacaggagagcgatttggattactcttctgaaacgaatcaaattgacaaagtttggattattcaattttgaatcgaattgaatggaatgcaattgctaatttgaattaaattaaatggacaaaggtgtactgaattgaattgaattgaattgaattgataatatgtaaattgtaggcagagttatttgaatttgattttatataatagattatgtttcgttcactcagtactatacaattgtattgttttcggttcaccatgagtactatgttcggttcaccatgagtactgtgttcggttcattctgcagaaagctgtttgaatttgattttatataaaggattatgtttcgttcactcagtactatacaattgtattattttcggttcaccatgagtattatgttcggttcattctgcattattcaaaactcttcttcttcactttctactgcttcttcaccagagagaaggagaaaaagacaaaaatacagcagcaacaacaacaaaagaatgacgataacgAAAAcacacgtgaagaagaaggaacgtaaaaaaggaggagaaggaggaacgcgaagaagaaggcgaagaagaagaagacgctccATGCGTAAACGAccgtgaaaagaagaagaagaagaagcgcgggAGAAGAAGAAGCGTGGAGGAGAAGAAGCGTTGGGCGATTTCGTGTGTATTGGGCGCGCGTATTTCACGTTTCATTTAATGGTATTGGGTTTTTTTGGTGTTGGGCTAACTTGgttacatggatgtgtagcatCTCCGTGAAATAAATGGTGACCTAATGTTAATGGTTAGAAAGCTAGAAATTGGCAACATATACGAAGAACTCACAATCACAGCACATATTATTCTCTGAGCAATTTGTTTTCGGACTTGATTAATTAGTTTAAGACCACAATAATGCGACCGGGAGACCAAGCTTTCGTGGGAAACATTAAAAATCCTCGGATAATGCACGTCAAGCATACGATAAACCAGTTCTTTTATTGTaaattatagataaataaataaatagccttggatccatcttgtgccaaaagatgaTCTCCTGAGATATACAAGAATGCCAGTAATTGAGACTCAATCGACCAAACAACTCTGTTTCCAAGTCGAAGGAAAGAGCAAACCACTCACAATAATCATCCCCTTAATACTGCTAGGATCATAAGCAATCCAATTCAGAGTGCAGCTCATAAAAACCCCATTTTTGGGTTTACAATATATGGTAGCTTAAGATGATAAATTTATACAGTATCATACCAAATCTTTCTAAATCACCAATTTCCATTGCCAAAGAGTGTATCCTTTCCCATTTTTACACACTTTCCATCAGTTATTATTCATTGGCATTAGAAGACGTAACAAATTATTATTAAGTTTTGTAACTAAATAACAACCGTCATTGGAAAAATAATCATGACAGGCTAATAATCCACgtgttgatgatgattatgatgacgATAATAATGACCACAATTGCCATTAAGCCAATTATGTATACAGAAACAGCCAGCCATATAAACAAGTTGCCTAATATCATGTTTGCATATTAAATAACGTGTAAATAGTCAATTTAGAGAAAAATAACATTGATAAATAACCCAACATCAAAGGAGAAGGTAAAGTGGCTTTTTTTCATTCGGAGCTTGAACCATTAACCTTTGTTGCTGCCGCAGATGCATAACTGACACTGCTATCCCTTGTACTTTTGCACTGACTTGACTGCTCGTAGCGAAGAAATTTTATCGTTATACTCGTGGAGCAGTTCCTCAGCATCTGATACAATAGCACAATGATGAAATATAGCAAAGGCTTTGAGCAGAAAAAACTCCTTTAATGTGATAAGCTATAACATGTAAGGGATCACAAAGACCATATACAGATCACTAAGGATCTTAAG contains:
- the LOC112769046 gene encoding oligopeptide transporter 4, with amino-acid sequence MAAETMKNVNADPEMAKSDEELKQDEEEVSPIEEVRLTVSNMDDPTQPVWTFRMWFLGLISCCLLSFLNQFFAYRAEPLVITQITVQVATLPIGRFMARVLPTTKFGIGSKKFSLNPGPFNMKEHVLITIFANAGTAFGSGSPYAVGIVNIIKAFYGRSISFLVAWLLIITTQVLGYGWAGLLRKYVVEPAHMWWPGNLVQVSLFRALHEKEDGGRTSRAKFFFIALLCSFLWAVVPGYLFQTLTSISWLCWVFSKSVTAQQIGSGMNGLGLGALTLDWSAVASFLFSPLVSPFFAIVNVFVGYALIVYAVIPITYWGFNVYGANKFPIFSSSLFTAQGQEYDIRSIVNNKFELDVAKYLKTGPIHLSVFFSLTYGFGFATIAATLTHVVCFYGKEIMERYRASSNGKEDIHTKLMKKYKDIPSWWFYVMLFVTLVASLLLCILGKEQVQMPWWGLVFACALAFAFTLPISIITATTNQTPGLNIITEYIFGLIYPGRPIANVCFKTYGYISMSQAVSFLSDFKLGHYMKIPPRSMFLVQFIGTVLAGTINIGVAWWLLTSVENICHKDLLPKDSPWTCPSDKVFFDASVIWGLVGPKKIFGSKAEYFAMNWFFLGGAIGPIIVWLLHKAFPKQSWIPLINLPVLLGATGMMPPATPVNYNAWVLVGTVFNFFVFRYRKKWWQRYNYVLSAALDAGVAFMTVLLYFALNMENRKLDWWGNGGEHCDLATCPTAKGIVVDGCPVF